The genome window GTTCTCATTTTCGTTTCATGCTTGATTTCAGTCATTACGCGCTTTACGACTCAGCCCGGACGATGCGTCTCTCGCTGGAACCCATGACGCGCACGCAGATGCTCGCAGACTTCCCCGGAGAAATCGTTATTTCCTCGCCGCTTCTCGCGGCCCGGCTTGGGTGTGAGGCAGCGGATGCTGAAGCGATGCAGAGACGCAGAGAGGAATTCGCCGCTTTGGACGAAGAGAGCGCCTTCAGGGTCTGGCTCAACCGGACCCCGGCGCGGGACGGACGCATTGCCTATGTATCCGCTCCCGACTCGCTCCCTGATGTCGAAGAGGAACCCGACTGGGGCATTTCGAGCGCAGGCTTTCTCATTGGAAGCGTCGCCGAAATATCCGAGTGGGTGAAGCGCATGACGGATGCCGACGACCCCGCGTCCATCCTCCGCGAGCTCTCGCGCATTCTTTCCGGATGCTCGGAGCCCCCGCATGCCGCTCAGCTCACTGATCTCTCAACGGGCGCCGTCATCATGACCTGGCCCGTAAGGTGCGCGAATCCCATTCATGCGCTCTCCGCTGCCGCCGAAAGCTGGCCGGAAGTGAGATATCGGGAAGAAGACTTTGACTTTTCTCTCAAAAGCGATCTTGCCGATTGATCTCAGGAATTTGACTCTCATGACCTCACCCGCCCCCAGCCAAGAAGTCCCTCAGGAAGGGAAGCTCTCTGAAGCCGAGCTTCGCAGAATTGCCGAGCTCTGCTCCAAAAACGGAAAACTCGCCGAAGCCATCGTCTCCTGCGTGATGCGCGATCTTTTGAAGAACGGAGACCTTACGGAAGAGGAAGCAGAAGCGCTCTGCGCGCGCTGCGCCAGAGCCGCAGAGGCCGAACACTGCACGAAGGAGCCTAAGAGCGCCTGAGGCGCCTTCGGGATTTGAAAACTCGCCCCCTTGAAGAAGCCGCAGCGCTCCCGATGGAGTCTGCGGCTTGAAGTCGCATCTGCGGAAGAGAATCTTCTCCCAGCGCATGCGGGTTTGAAGAAAAGGCTGACTCCTGTTCGCAAGCGCCAGCCTTTCTCTTCAGGATTCAGAACGCCTTTGCGGCGCCTCTTTTCAGGACCGGGCGAGCTCGATGCCGACGATGCGCCCGAAGGTCACCGTTCTGCCGCAGGCCATGCCGGTGGCGAGGTTCGGGTATTCGTTCGCGAAGAAGCACCCGCTGTCGTTCCCGATCACGTAGAGCCCGGGGATGGGGTTGCCATCGGTGTCGATCGCGTTCATGTGCGTGTCGATCTGGATCCCGTCCATCGTGCAGAGGACGTACCCGGTGTTCTTGGCGCCGTAGAAGGGCGCCTTGTCGACCGGAGTCAGACGGAAGGATTCCTTCCCGTAGTCCTCGTCGATGCCCTTTCTGGCAAGAGCGTTGTAGCGATCAACCGTGCGCTTCAGTTCCTCCGCTGGGAGACCGAGCTTTCGTGCGAGCTCCTCGATCGTATCGGCCTTCACGACGAAGCCCTTTTCAAGCAGCCCGGGCAGCATCCGGTCGCGCACGACTTCGTAGGAGATGTTGGGATCCGCGCCGTTTTCAAAGGGATAAAGCCTCGAGCAGCCGTGCATCTTGAACTGCTGCGCATACGCGGTCCAGTTGCTGTCGAAGAGCGTGTAGTGGCAGTGGCCCTTCTGGTATTCGTCGGCGTGGAGAATGTTTTCGTAGGTGCCCGATTCATTCATGAAGCGGCGTCCGTCCGCATTCACCTTGAGCCAGGGCTGCGAGCCCATCCAGAAGAAGCCGTTGTCGCCCGACTTTGCGGTCTCAACGCCCGTCTTCTGGTCCGGCCTCAAAGCGCACCGGTCGAACATCATCATGGAGTGCGTTTCGTCCATCTTGGCGCCCGCCCAGAGGCAGGCGCGGATGCCGTCGCCGTGGGCGCCGGGCATCGCGCCGTTGCGTCCGATAATGCGGAGGTTCCAGGGCTGGAGCGCTTCCATCATCCGATAGTTCTGCGCGTAGCCGCCCGTTGCCACCACAACGCCCTTTTTCGCGACGTAGCGCACGTACCGGCCGTCTCCGTCCCGGGCAATGCAGCCCGTGACGCGGCCCGCCTTCTTCTCGAGCTTGACCATACGGGTGTTGAAGTCGAATTCCGCACCTTTCGAAACCGCGTAGTCAAGGAGAATGCGGTTTCCGTCAAGGCGCTTCCCCGTGCCGTCGTCCGTTCCTCTCCAGCGCGGAGAATGGCCGGTCGCGAAGTGCTCGTAGCGCGACTCGTCCACCTTGTCGCCCGACTCGTGCCAGAGGTCAACCCCGCGCTCCTTGAGCCGATCGCCGTACCAGTCGATCGTCTCGCCCGACTTTTCGCAGAAGAGCTTCACCAGATCCTGACTCAGATGCCCGGCCGCGTACTGCGTCGCCATCGTCACGAAGTCGAACTTGTCGATCTTCGTTCCCCAGGCCTTCTGGTAGCGGGAATTCAAAGCGCCCAGATCGTTGCGGATGCCGGTTCCCGTCGCAAAGCGGTCGATGCCGATCACCTTTGCGCCGGCTTCCGCTGCCGCCGCCACGGCGAACATGCCGCCCGTACCGCAACCGACCACCAGAATGTCGGTCTCGCGCGTTTTCGCGATGCTCTTTTCGTCGATCTCAGGCGGTTTCCCAAGCCAGTCGCCGTCGTCTCCGGCGTCCGAGTTTTCGATCACTTCAACCGGAATTTCGCCTTTTGCCTGCGCGATGCACTTCGCGGCCGCCTGAGAAACCGCCTTCGACGTGATGGTTGCGCCCGAGACGGCGTCGATGCCCGCGCCCTGAGAAGCCACCAGCATGCGCTTCAGTTCGTTTGCAGCCGCCTGGCCGATGGAAGGCGTCTCGTGCGAAACGTCGAGCACAACGTCCGTAATGCGGTCCTTGTCGAAGGTCATCGTAACGACGACGTCGCCGATGCCCGAAGCTTTGGCCGAATAGGTTCCAGGGCGGTAGATGCCGGCGGGCGATGCGGCGAAGGCCGTGCTCCCGGCCGCCATCGCGGCGCTGCCGACCAGGCTTTTGCGAAGGAAATTTCTGCGCGACAGATCAGTCATTTCGAGTCTCCCTTGAGGATTCATCTTGATGGATCGTATTTTCGAGCCGGGAGCTGCTCCCAGGTCAAGGAGGAGAGCCGCACCCGCATGAAGCGTTTCGAGAGGCTCTAAAGAACCAATAAAATCAGGGAAGGCGAAAAGAGCGACGCCATCGCGATCAATCCATTTCCGTCAATCCGCCCAGAGAACGACCTGTGAAGGCCCAATCCATGCAATATCGAATCGGCGACTTTGCTGCGCACATGGGAGTAACTCCCGACCTTCTGAAGCACTACGAGGATCAGGGGCTGCTCTGGGCCGAGCACCGCGAAAACGGCTACCGCTACTATCCGTTCCAGACGAGTCCGAAATTCCTTGCGGCCATGCAGCTCAAAAGCTACGGCATTCCGATCCGCAGCATGCAGGCGCTCATCAACGATGCGTCTCCGGAAGAACTGATGGCGGAGCTTCAGAGTCGGACCGCCCACATGGAAAAGGAGGCGGAGCGCCTGCGGATGCTGATTGAGGAAGAACGCTCGCTCGAAGCCTGGATGGCGCGCCGGCAGCCTCAAGAGGACGACTGGGAAGTCACCGATTTCGAGAGCTTTTATTTCCTCCCGCATTCCCTCGGTCTCGTCTTTATTGAAAACGACGACATCTACAAAATTCTCCCCGATTGGCTCGGCTGGATGCCGCTCGTCAAATCGACGCTTGCCGTGAGCCCGACGCCGGCAGAAGACGGAACGCTTCCCTCCTCCTGGGGTCTTTCCGTCCGGGAATCGACTGCAAAGGCGGCAGGCATTCCAGTCAATGAAAGCGTTGAGTTCATTCCTTCGGGCAAAGCCTTCATCCTGCATTACGCGGGCCCGGCACGCATGAAGTCCGAGAGACTCCGGGAGGATCCCGACCATCCGGTCCTCGCGAAGATGCGAGCGCTCGGAGTTAAGCCGAGAGGAAGAATTTTCAAGATCGTGCGGCTCAGCGCTCACATGGACCAGCCCGACAGACTCGAATTTGCGGACTACATCGCGCCCATTCTATGAGGCCGGCTTCACTTCGTCCGACATAATCTGCCGCAGACGTGAGGAAAATGATTCCTGAGTGTTTTTCAGGATGTTTTCTTCACGTCATGACTTATTTCGACATTGAGGGCGCCTGCGCGGTCGCGCGATACTATGCGCCTTCGTCCGCTGCCGCGCCGGAACCCGCGCTCCGCGGCCAGGCGGAATGGCTCGCGTCGCGCGAATCGAGCCGGAACCAGAAAATCCGCCTGATGCCAGACGCCCACCCGGGAAAAATCGGCCCGATCGGCCTCGCGATGACCGTGGGCGATAGCCTCCTCCCGGGCCTCGTCGGGATCGACATGGGCTGCGGCGTCACGCTCGCAAAGCTCCGCATGAAGCGGCGCCCGGATTTCGGCGCCTTGTCCGCTTTTGCGCGGGAGCAGATACCCTCGGGCTTTGCGGTTCGAGAGAAGCCCCTCCCGGAGGCCCTCCGCTTCAATTTCGAGCGCTTCAGAGTGCTCCGACACATCAATCTTGAGGGCGCACAGAAGTCGCTTGGGACCCTCGGCGGCGGGAACCATTTTCTCGAAATCGACCGGGATCAAGAAGGCGCCTTCTGGCTGGTTGTTCATTCCGGAAGCCGGCGCCTCGGCGTCGAGGTCGCCGGCCGCTACATGCAGCTCGCGAGCGCTCAGGCGGCAGGGACTCCGGACGGAAAAGTGCCTTTCGAAGAGGCTCCGCTTTCGGGCGGGCTCCTCACCGACTACCTCCTGGACCTCGAGGGCGCCTCTTCGTACGCGGAAGCAAGCCGCCGGGCAATGCTCCGCCTCATCTGCGACGGCATGCGCTGGAAGATGGAATCACTTTTGTCAATCGTGCACAACTATGTCGACTGTTCCGGCACGGTGCCGATTCTGAGAAAAGGCGCGATCTCGGCCAAGGCGGGCGAACCCGTCGCAATACCGATCAACATGCGGGACGGCATTCTCCTCGGCGTTGGTCTGGGAAACGCCGAATGGAACGAATCCGCGCCGCACGGCGCCGGCCGGATTCTGAGACGCGACGCTGTGAAGAGCGTCCTTACCGTCAGGCAATTGCGCGACGAAATGAAGGCGGCAGGCATTCAATCGCCCTCGATCAGCGCGGAAACGCTTGACGAAGCCCCCGAAGCCTACCGGGCGCTCGCCGACATTCTCCCTGCCCTCGCTCCAACCGTCCGGGTGTCGGCAAGGCTCAAGCCCGTCTGGTGCTTCAAAGGCG of Sutterella faecalis contains these proteins:
- a CDS encoding FAD-binding protein, with the translated sequence MTDLSRRNFLRKSLVGSAAMAAGSTAFAASPAGIYRPGTYSAKASGIGDVVVTMTFDKDRITDVVLDVSHETPSIGQAAANELKRMLVASQGAGIDAVSGATITSKAVSQAAAKCIAQAKGEIPVEVIENSDAGDDGDWLGKPPEIDEKSIAKTRETDILVVGCGTGGMFAVAAAAEAGAKVIGIDRFATGTGIRNDLGALNSRYQKAWGTKIDKFDFVTMATQYAAGHLSQDLVKLFCEKSGETIDWYGDRLKERGVDLWHESGDKVDESRYEHFATGHSPRWRGTDDGTGKRLDGNRILLDYAVSKGAEFDFNTRMVKLEKKAGRVTGCIARDGDGRYVRYVAKKGVVVATGGYAQNYRMMEALQPWNLRIIGRNGAMPGAHGDGIRACLWAGAKMDETHSMMMFDRCALRPDQKTGVETAKSGDNGFFWMGSQPWLKVNADGRRFMNESGTYENILHADEYQKGHCHYTLFDSNWTAYAQQFKMHGCSRLYPFENGADPNISYEVVRDRMLPGLLEKGFVVKADTIEELARKLGLPAEELKRTVDRYNALARKGIDEDYGKESFRLTPVDKAPFYGAKNTGYVLCTMDGIQIDTHMNAIDTDGNPIPGLYVIGNDSGCFFANEYPNLATGMACGRTVTFGRIVGIELARS
- a CDS encoding RtcB family protein; amino-acid sequence: MTYFDIEGACAVARYYAPSSAAAPEPALRGQAEWLASRESSRNQKIRLMPDAHPGKIGPIGLAMTVGDSLLPGLVGIDMGCGVTLAKLRMKRRPDFGALSAFAREQIPSGFAVREKPLPEALRFNFERFRVLRHINLEGAQKSLGTLGGGNHFLEIDRDQEGAFWLVVHSGSRRLGVEVAGRYMQLASAQAAGTPDGKVPFEEAPLSGGLLTDYLLDLEGASSYAEASRRAMLRLICDGMRWKMESLLSIVHNYVDCSGTVPILRKGAISAKAGEPVAIPINMRDGILLGVGLGNAEWNESAPHGAGRILRRDAVKSVLTVRQLRDEMKAAGIQSPSISAETLDEAPEAYRALADILPALAPTVRVSARLKPVWCFKGGKG
- a CDS encoding MerR family transcriptional regulator encodes the protein MQYRIGDFAAHMGVTPDLLKHYEDQGLLWAEHRENGYRYYPFQTSPKFLAAMQLKSYGIPIRSMQALINDASPEELMAELQSRTAHMEKEAERLRMLIEEERSLEAWMARRQPQEDDWEVTDFESFYFLPHSLGLVFIENDDIYKILPDWLGWMPLVKSTLAVSPTPAEDGTLPSSWGLSVRESTAKAAGIPVNESVEFIPSGKAFILHYAGPARMKSERLREDPDHPVLAKMRALGVKPRGRIFKIVRLSAHMDQPDRLEFADYIAPIL